The Streptomyces sp. NBC_01237 genomic interval GGAGCGGCGGCGGCGCTTCGACACCGCCCGGCCGCCGCTGATCCGCTTCCTGCTGATCCGGCTGGACGACACCCGGTGGCGCTTCGCGTTGACGAACCATCACATCATTCTTGACGGCTGGTCCACCTCGATCCTCCTCGACGAGCTGTTCCGGCTGTACGACGCCGGTGCCGGTGCCGCGGCGGCGGACCCGCTGCCTGCCGCCCCCTCGTACACCTCCTATCTGGACTGGCTCGGCGAGGTCGACCACGAGTGGTCCCGTGACGCCTGGGCGGAGGCGCTCTCCGGGATCGAGGGGCCGACGCTGGTGGCTCCGCGGGCGCGGGGCACGGTGGTGCCCGAACGGGTGGTGCGCAGACTGAGCGCCGCGCGCACCGCCGCGCTGACGGACCGGGCGCGCGCGGCGGGGGTCACACTCGGCACGGTGATGCAGGTGGCCTGGGGGCTGGTGCTGCGGCAGCTGACCGGGCAGGGCGACGTGCTCTTCGGGATGACGGTGTCGGGGCGGGCCGCCGAGGTCGACGGCGTCGAGACCATGGTCGGCCTCCTCATCAACACCGTTCCGGCGCGGGTGCGGATCGGCCCGCGGGACACGCTGCTCGATCTCCTCGAACGGGTCCAGGACGAGCAGCTCGACCTGTTCGAGCACCACCACGTCGGGCTGACGGAGATCCAGCAGCAGGCGGGCTTCGGGGCCCTGTTCGACACCACGACCGTCTTCGACAACTATCCGATGGACACGGGCGAACGCCGTCTGGGCGAAGCACTTCTCGTCGATGTCACGGGGTTCGACGCCACCCACTATCCGCTCTCCCTGATCTGCACTCCGGCCGAGCGACTGGGCATACGGATCGATTTCCGGCCCGATCTGCTCGGGCGCGGGACGGTGGAGGGGATCGCCGGGCGGCTCGAACGGATCCTGGAGGCGATCGCCGAGGATCCGCACCGTGCGGCCGGCAGCCTGCCGGTCCTTTCGGACGGCGAGCGCCGACAGGTGCTGGAGGAATGGAACGCCACCGACCGCCCGGTGTCACCGGCCACGCTTCCCGGCCTGATCGAGGCGCGAGCCGCGCGGATCCCGCGGCGGCCCGCCCTCTCGCACCAGGGGATGACCCTCGACCACGACGAGCTCAACCGCCGGGCGAATCGTCTGGCGCGCGTGCTGCTCGCCGAAGGTGCGGGACCGGAGACCCGGGTGGCCCTGGCCCTGCCGAGGTCCGTGGACATGGTCGTCGCCCTGCTCGCCGTGCTCAAGACCGGGGCCGCCTATGTGCCGGTCGACGTGCGCTACCCGGCCGACCGGGTGGCGCGGATGTTCGGCGACGCGCGGCCCCGGCTCGCCGTCGTCACCGAGGCGACCGGGGGGGTGCTGCCGGAGGGGACGGTCGCGCTCGTCCTGGACGACCCCTCCGTGGCACGGCGCGTCCAGGAGCAGGAGGAGACGGACATCGTGGACGCGGAGCGGCCGGGACCGCTCCTCCCCCGGCACCCCGCCTACGTCATCTACACCTCGGGCACCACCGGCGTCCCCAAGGGCGTGGTCGTCGAGCACGCGAACGCCGTCAACTTCGTGGCGACCGTCGAGGACCATTTCGGCGCCGACGGCATGGCGCGGGTCCTGGCGTCCACCTCGCTCAGCTTCGACGTGTCGGTCTTCGAGATCGTCACGACCCTCGCGCTCGGCGGCCATCTGGAGCTGGTGGACGACCTGTTCGCACTGCTCGAACGGGACGGCTGGGAGGGGAGCCTGGTCAGCGGCGTTCCCTCGGCAATGGCGAGCATGCTGGCGGGCGACGCCTTCGAGGTGTCGGCACGGCACGTGGTGCTCGGCGGCGAGGCGGTGCCGCACGCCCTGCTGCGCGAGCTTCGGGAGCGGGTGCCCGGCTGTGCGGTCACCAACATCTACGGCCCCACCGAGGCGACCACCTACTCGACGTGGTGGCGCAGCGGCGAGCGGGACGCCGACGGCGATCCGCCGATCGGCCGGCCGGTCCCCAACTCCCGGATGTACGTGCTGGATCCCTGGCTCCAGCCGGTCGCGGTGGGGCAGCCGGGAGAGCTGTACATCGCCGGCGCGGGCGTCACCCGCGGCTATCTGAACCGGCCGGCGCTGTCCTCGGAGCGCTTCGTGGCCTGTCCGTTCGGCGCGCCCGGCGGCCGGATGTACCGCACGGGCGACCGGACGCGGTGGCGGGCCGATGGGCAGCTGGAGTACCTGGGGCGGCTCGACGGCCAGGTGAAGGTCCGTGGCTTCAGGATCGAACTCGGCGACGTGGAGGCCGCTTTGCTGCGGCACGGGAGTGTGGCGCAGGCCGTCGCGGTCGTACGGGAGGACCGGGCGGGAGACCGCAGGCTGGTCGCGTACGCCCTGGCGGCGGAGCAGGGCACGGTGCTCGACGGCGCGGAGCTGCGGCGTTTCACCCGTGACACGCTGCCGGAGCACATGGTGCCGTCGGCGGTGGTGCAGCTGGAGCGGTTCCCGCTGATGCCGAACGGCAAGCTGGACCGGTCGGCGCTGCCTGCCCCCACGTACG includes:
- a CDS encoding amino acid adenylation domain-containing protein, coding for MTASDRTHGRTSRPAPLQQGLFFHTAFDTDGQDIYTIQLALDFEGPVDPVLLREVCQVLQDRHDSLRSGFRTDASGAPVRFVAARVEPAWRTADLTGTAPGDREAEAARLVEEERRRRFDTARPPLIRFLLIRLDDTRWRFALTNHHIILDGWSTSILLDELFRLYDAGAGAAAADPLPAAPSYTSYLDWLGEVDHEWSRDAWAEALSGIEGPTLVAPRARGTVVPERVVRRLSAARTAALTDRARAAGVTLGTVMQVAWGLVLRQLTGQGDVLFGMTVSGRAAEVDGVETMVGLLINTVPARVRIGPRDTLLDLLERVQDEQLDLFEHHHVGLTEIQQQAGFGALFDTTTVFDNYPMDTGERRLGEALLVDVTGFDATHYPLSLICTPAERLGIRIDFRPDLLGRGTVEGIAGRLERILEAIAEDPHRAAGSLPVLSDGERRQVLEEWNATDRPVSPATLPGLIEARAARIPRRPALSHQGMTLDHDELNRRANRLARVLLAEGAGPETRVALALPRSVDMVVALLAVLKTGAAYVPVDVRYPADRVARMFGDARPRLAVVTEATGGVLPEGTVALVLDDPSVARRVQEQEETDIVDAERPGPLLPRHPAYVIYTSGTTGVPKGVVVEHANAVNFVATVEDHFGADGMARVLASTSLSFDVSVFEIVTTLALGGHLELVDDLFALLERDGWEGSLVSGVPSAMASMLAGDAFEVSARHVVLGGEAVPHALLRELRERVPGCAVTNIYGPTEATTYSTWWRSGERDADGDPPIGRPVPNSRMYVLDPWLQPVAVGQPGELYIAGAGVTRGYLNRPALSSERFVACPFGAPGGRMYRTGDRTRWRADGQLEYLGRLDGQVKVRGFRIELGDVEAALLRHGSVAQAVAVVREDRAGDRRLVAYALAAEQGTVLDGAELRRFTRDTLPEHMVPSAVVQLERFPLMPNGKLDRSALPAPTYGATVHRGPAHAHEEPLCALFAEVLGVERVGPDDGFFDLGGHSLLATRLVSRVRAVLGTELSVRALFEAPTPAALARRLDGEGDGTGLDVLLPLRTGGRLRPLFAVHAASGLAWPYARLLPHLDPDVPLYGLQAPSLADPDGGARKPEELVREYARRIREVQPEGPYRLLGWSVGGTLAYAVAAELVERGHPVEFVALLDSYPAPEEGLPDWEETHRHVAGSAGFAADGTPPEQIALLGERAVEGARLAVRSAVDALRAAPARTRGVHVLHFRAASDGPGTAPEVWQAYGGGRFSAFDVACGHYGMLDPVPLASIGAVLTDRAVEGTAGR